A window of Saccopteryx leptura isolate mSacLep1 chromosome 5, mSacLep1_pri_phased_curated, whole genome shotgun sequence contains these coding sequences:
- the LOC136406482 gene encoding beta-casein-like: MKVLVLACLVALALAGKKEELTVSSETIESLSSSEESIIHINKQRPEKFEHEKQQGIEDERQDNIHPFMQPQPLFYPYPQPIPNTVLPQNVLPLAQPSVVLPILQPQVMEARNAKETIVSKRNVMPVLNSPVVPFLERQIPSVTDLKIPQIPLPLVQPVMQQVHQPLAQIPVFPTQSLLSLPQPKAQLLSQQVMTYPQRNMPVQAFVLYQEPLLDQQQFHPMTQPIAPVYNLQQVSPN, translated from the exons ATGAAGGTCCTCGTCCTTGCCTGCCTGGTGGCCCTTGCTCTTGCAGGGAAG aaGGAAGAACTCACTGTATCCAGTGAG acaaTAGAAAGCCTTTCAAGCAGTGAG gAATCTATTATTCACATCAACAAG CAGAGACCTGAGAAGTTTGAACATGAGAAACAGCAGGGAATAGAG gATGAACGCCAGGACAATATCCACCCCTTTATGCAGCCCCAGCCTCTTTTCTATCCTTACCCTCAGCCCATCCCTAACACTGTCCTTCCACAAAACGTCCTGCCTCTTGCTCAGCCTTCCGTGGTGCTGCCTATCCTGCAGCCTCAAGTGATGGAAGCCCGCAATGCTAAGGAGACCATCGTTTCTAAGCGCAACGTGATGCCAGTTCTTAACTCTCCAGTAGTGCCATTTTTGGAACGCCAAATCCCAAGTGTCACTGATCTCAAAATCCCACAGATTCCTCTGCCTCTGGTCCAGCCCGTGATGCAGCAGGTCCATCAGCCTCTGGCTCAGATTCCCGTGTTTCCTACTCAGTCCCTGCTCTCCCTTCCTCAGCCCAAAGCCCAGCTTCTTTCCCAGCAAGTGATGACCTACCCCCAGAGAAATATGCCAGTCCAAGCCTTTGTGCTGTACCAAGAGCCCCTGCTGGATCAGCAGCAGTTCCACCCTATGACTCAGCCTATTGCCCCAGTTTACAACTTACAACAAGTAAGTCCTAATTAA